A genomic stretch from Aedes albopictus strain Foshan chromosome 2, AalbF5, whole genome shotgun sequence includes:
- the LOC109430106 gene encoding trypsin-1 — MKRPSPATMCRSIIVFLFGSLLVVSSTELYPFKTIRFFRWANEPDPVSPAPRIVGGYGIAIGALPFICTIRQRASAAGQWNQRCGGTVVNENWLLTSAHCIFGQDIARLLAVCGLRQVRTIQQVEIKPDYVHGQKGIDLALVLLKKSLVFGENVQPLPIFDQQKLSSNAATIVGYGLDSFGEARGLQAALVPILSYEQCYQRLGYLAPYLTADTICTDNGLAAAGTCLGDSGGPVIIATERQPFNLLAIPSWTVSPCGSGPSMHTLIMSHIGWILDVIVPNLVQNVK; from the exons ATGAAACGTCCAAGCCCTGCAACCATGTGCCGCTCAATCATTGTCTTTCTTTTCGGTTCGCTTTTGGTCGTCAGCTCAACG GAACTTTATCCCTTCAAAACCATCCGATTCTTTCGTTGGGCAAATGAACCGGATCCTGTCTCACCAGCCCCTCGGATCGTTGGGGGATACGGTATTGCCATCGGCGCACTTCCGTTCATTTGTACCATCCGTCAGCGAGCGTCGGCGGCCGGACAATGGAATCAGCGGTGCGGTGGAACGGTCGTGAACGAAAACTGGCTGCTTACTTCCGCTCATTGCATTTTCGGACAAGATATCGCCCGCTTATTGGCTGTTTGTGGCTTACGGCAGGTCCGAACTATCCAGCAAGTAGAAATAAAACCGGATTATGTTCACGGCCAAAAGGGAATCGATTTGGCATTG gtattgctgaagaaatcgctggtttTCGGTGAAAACGTTCAGCCTCTTCCGATTTTCGATCAGCAGAAGCTTTCATCCAATGCGGCAACAATTGTCGGGTACGGATTAGATTCATTCGGGGAAGCACGCGGTTTACAG GCTGCTTTAGTTCCAATACTATCGTACGAACAATGCTACCAACGACTTGGCTACCTAGCGCCTTATCTAACAGCTGATACCATCTGCACCGATAACGGTTTAGCTGCTGCTGGAACATGCCTAGGGGATTCCGGAGGTCCAGTCATCATCGCAACGGAGCGTCAACCTTTCAATCTACTTGCGATACCGTCTTGGACGGTAAGCCCTTGCGGAAGTGGACCGTCGATGCATACACTTATTATGTCACATATTGGTTGGATTCTGGACGTTATCGTTCCAAATCTCGTGCAAAATGTCAAATAA